The DNA region TCTATCGTCATCAAGAAATACCGTCATGTCTCAAACAATGTCCATGTCGATGAAAAAGAAAATATATTAAATCAGGATTTTACAGCGACCGGCATTAACCAAAAATGGTGTACAGATATTACCTATATATTCACACAAAAAGACGGTTGGACATATCTGGCATCAGTAATGGATTTATATAGTCGCAGGATTATCGGGTGGGCTTATGATACATCAATGACTGCTGAACTTGCAGTAAAGGCTGTGCGTAATGCTTGTATGAATGTTTCTGATACGGAAGGAATCATTATTCAAAGCGATTTAGGGACGCAGTATACAAGTGAATTATTTGAACAATATCTTACAAATCATAAAATACGGCATTCATTCAGTCGAAAAGGTTGTCCTTACGATAATGCTTGTATTGAATCATTTCATTCTTTGCTAAAAAAGGAA from Dialister invisus DSM 15470 includes:
- a CDS encoding IS3 family transposase, which translates into the protein MTAYQNKYPIKLMCKVLNMNRSTFYKCIHHVPSNREIENQKLDADILAIYYDTNYRYGAPKICDDLHDRGWHVSLKRVQRRMAAMGIRSIVIKKYRHVSNNVHVDEKENILNQDFTATGINQKWCTDITYIFTQKDGWTYLASVMDLYSRRIIGWAYDTSMTAELAVKAVRNACMNVSDTEGIIIQSDLGTQYTSELFEQYLTNHKIRHSFSRKGCPYDNACIESFHSLLKKEEVYCKTYKDSKDAYQSIFEYIESWYNHRRKHSSLGYQTPDEVHAGSVA